One part of the Bradyrhizobium sp. CB1650 genome encodes these proteins:
- a CDS encoding glycoside hydrolase family 127 protein, with amino-acid sequence MATTTICGFHLEAGAATVGPKLPLKANPLPLTDVRLRPSNYTSAVEINIKFLLSLSPDRLLHNFRKYAGLEPKAPIYGGWESETIAGHTLGHYMSALVLAWQQTDNAECRRRADYIVDEIALCQSKRKDGYVGALGRKAGDGRIIDGQEIFREIVRGEIKPGRFELNGSWVPLYTVHKILAGLLDVHAAWDNATALKVATLLGSYFEKVFAALNDEQMQELLVCEYGGLNESYAELYARTGDQRWLKLAERLCDRELLDPLVAREDKLSGFHANTQVPKLIGLARIHELTGKDAPGGAARFFWERVTRHHSYVIGGNSDHEHFFEPDTIALHLTESTCEHCNTYNMLKLTRQLYSWAPNGAFFDYYERAHLNHVMAAHNPETGGFNYLMPMMSGASRRYSKPGEEVFWCCVGTGMESHAKHGDSIFWEGHDTLFVNLYIPSTAQWQAKGVALTLETDYPFSSEIKLVFDSVKLDRFALALRIPGWANGCAEIMVNSDPVPSTPVNGYAVIHRCWKKGDVVSLSVPLELRLETAEGSQDVVAAMYGPLVMAADLGPETEWSGVEPIMVGEDLLSAFAPMASDRPRFRAQGIVRPADLTFLPFYSQYDRRSAVYFKHFTESGWKQEEAALVAEQARQNDIAARSIDVMHLGKMQSERDHDLTSDISYPLTYRGRQGRDARSGGYFEFTMKVIPSPLLLQASYWGGARLRTFDILVDGVKIATQKLDQNAPGKFFDVDYPLPSKLTRDKESVKVRFAPHHLSSAGPVFGVRLLTVKTPKHNERAP; translated from the coding sequence GTGGCGACGACGACCATCTGCGGATTCCATCTTGAGGCGGGCGCAGCGACTGTCGGGCCCAAACTTCCGCTGAAGGCCAACCCACTGCCGCTGACCGATGTGCGCCTTCGCCCGTCAAATTATACAAGCGCGGTCGAGATCAACATCAAATTCCTACTCTCGCTCAGTCCGGATCGCCTGCTGCACAACTTCCGCAAGTACGCCGGGCTCGAACCCAAGGCGCCTATCTATGGCGGCTGGGAATCTGAGACAATCGCGGGACACACTCTCGGCCACTACATGAGCGCTCTGGTGCTAGCATGGCAGCAGACCGACAACGCCGAGTGCCGCCGCCGCGCCGATTACATCGTCGACGAGATCGCCCTCTGCCAGTCGAAGCGCAAGGACGGTTATGTCGGCGCACTCGGTCGAAAGGCAGGGGACGGCCGAATCATCGATGGTCAGGAAATCTTCAGAGAAATCGTGCGCGGCGAGATCAAGCCGGGCCGTTTCGAACTCAATGGTTCATGGGTCCCGCTTTACACCGTTCACAAAATACTAGCAGGGCTCCTGGACGTTCATGCGGCCTGGGACAATGCGACCGCCCTCAAGGTTGCCACTCTGCTTGGCAGCTACTTCGAGAAGGTCTTCGCTGCGCTGAACGATGAGCAGATGCAGGAGCTGCTTGTCTGTGAATACGGCGGTCTGAACGAGAGCTACGCAGAGCTCTATGCTCGCACCGGGGATCAGCGTTGGCTGAAGCTCGCCGAGCGTCTCTGCGACCGCGAGTTGCTCGATCCTCTTGTGGCGCGGGAGGACAAACTTTCCGGCTTCCACGCAAATACGCAGGTTCCCAAGTTGATCGGCCTCGCGCGCATCCATGAGCTGACCGGCAAGGACGCTCCAGGCGGCGCCGCTCGGTTCTTCTGGGAGCGCGTCACCCGCCACCATAGCTACGTCATAGGCGGCAACTCCGATCACGAGCACTTTTTTGAGCCCGATACGATTGCGTTGCACCTCACAGAATCGACGTGCGAGCATTGCAACACGTACAACATGCTCAAGCTGACGCGACAGCTCTATTCCTGGGCCCCGAACGGTGCGTTTTTTGATTATTACGAGCGGGCGCATCTCAACCACGTCATGGCGGCGCATAACCCAGAGACGGGCGGCTTCAATTATCTGATGCCGATGATGAGCGGTGCTTCCCGCAGATATTCCAAGCCGGGAGAGGAGGTGTTCTGGTGCTGCGTCGGCACGGGGATGGAAAGCCATGCCAAGCACGGCGATTCCATCTTCTGGGAAGGACACGATACGCTGTTTGTCAATCTCTACATCCCCTCGACCGCTCAATGGCAAGCGAAAGGCGTCGCACTCACACTTGAGACCGACTATCCGTTTAGCTCTGAGATCAAGCTCGTGTTCGATTCGGTGAAGCTAGATCGGTTCGCGTTAGCATTACGCATTCCAGGCTGGGCCAATGGCTGCGCGGAGATCATGGTCAACAGTGACCCAGTACCCTCAACGCCGGTCAACGGCTATGCCGTGATCCACCGTTGTTGGAAAAAAGGCGATGTGGTCTCCCTCAGCGTGCCGCTGGAACTTCGCCTCGAGACGGCTGAAGGCTCCCAGGATGTCGTCGCCGCCATGTACGGCCCCCTCGTTATGGCCGCGGATCTCGGCCCGGAAACGGAATGGAGTGGCGTCGAACCCATCATGGTAGGGGAGGACCTACTGAGCGCCTTCGCGCCTATGGCTTCGGATCGCCCTCGCTTTCGGGCGCAGGGTATCGTTCGCCCCGCAGACCTCACATTCCTGCCGTTCTACAGCCAGTACGATCGGCGCAGCGCGGTTTACTTCAAGCACTTCACCGAATCGGGTTGGAAGCAAGAGGAAGCTGCCCTTGTTGCGGAGCAGGCGCGCCAGAACGACATCGCTGCCCGTTCGATTGACGTTATGCACCTCGGCAAAATGCAGTCCGAACGTGACCATGACCTGACCTCCGACATCTCGTATCCGCTCACCTACCGTGGTCGCCAAGGGCGTGATGCCCGCTCTGGAGGCTATTTCGAGTTCACGATGAAAGTGATACCCAGCCCGCTGCTGCTGCAGGCCAGCTACTGGGGCGGGGCGCGTTTGCGCACGTTCGACATCCTCGTCGACGGCGTGAAGATCGCGACGCAGAAGCTGGACCAAAATGCACCCGGCAAGTTTTTCGACGTCGATTACCCGCTGCCCAGCAAGCTGACCAGGGATAAGGAGAGCGTCAAAGTGCGCTTCGCGCCCCATCACCTCAGCTCGGCTGGACCCGTGTTCGGCGTCCGTTTATTGACGGTCAAGACTCCGAAACATAACGAGCGTGCCCCATAG
- a CDS encoding TIGR02301 family protein has product MIKAFLAVAILISTYLATPAPAQDAAAPFDGKLQRLAEILGALHYLRGICGSRRGSYEYEFDGWKHLSMAIEEPGGCRDTGTSRGCLRHDRHVTSFGSMLRIPIR; this is encoded by the coding sequence ATGATTAAAGCCTTTCTCGCCGTTGCGATCTTGATATCGACATACCTTGCGACGCCCGCCCCGGCGCAGGATGCGGCTGCACCGTTCGATGGCAAGCTGCAGCGACTGGCCGAGATCCTCGGGGCCCTGCACTATCTGCGCGGCATCTGCGGCTCTCGCAGAGGGAGCTATGAATATGAATTCGACGGCTGGAAACACCTCAGCATGGCTATCGAAGAGCCCGGCGGATGCCGCGACACTGGCACCAGCCGTGGCTGCCTTCGGCATGATCGGCATGTCACGAGCTTCGGATCAATGTTGCGTATCCCGATACGATAA
- a CDS encoding FMN-binding negative transcriptional regulator — protein sequence MYVPPAFRDDNIENIRATISFARLANLITATAEGPLATPLPLFLDAMEGEQGVLYGHLAKANPQWRSAPIGEALAIFMGPEAYVTPSWYATKQETEKVVPTWNYIAVHAYGPVEFFEDTQRLLDVVTRLTNIHEGLRAAPWSVSDAPADFIAAQLRGIVGIRIPVTRFESKRKMSQNRPLADRIGVVAGLAASEKPRDQEVGLLVPTLA from the coding sequence ATGTATGTGCCCCCCGCCTTCCGGGATGACAACATCGAGAACATCCGAGCGACCATCAGCTTCGCACGCTTGGCGAACCTGATCACAGCCACGGCGGAAGGGCCGCTCGCAACCCCCCTTCCGCTGTTCCTCGACGCGATGGAAGGCGAACAGGGGGTCCTGTACGGCCACCTGGCCAAGGCCAATCCGCAATGGCGCTCGGCTCCGATCGGCGAAGCCCTGGCGATTTTCATGGGTCCGGAAGCTTACGTGACGCCCTCGTGGTACGCCACCAAGCAGGAAACTGAAAAGGTAGTGCCGACGTGGAACTACATCGCCGTCCATGCTTACGGTCCGGTTGAGTTCTTCGAAGATACCCAACGTCTGCTCGATGTGGTCACCCGACTGACGAACATCCATGAGGGCTTACGGGCGGCACCTTGGTCTGTCAGCGACGCTCCGGCAGATTTCATCGCCGCCCAGTTGCGTGGGATTGTCGGCATCCGCATTCCCGTTACCAGGTTCGAGAGCAAGCGCAAGATGAGCCAGAACCGTCCCCTCGCCGACCGTATCGGTGTCGTCGCCGGCCTTGCCGCGAGCGAAAAACCGCGCGATCAGGAAGTCGGTCTCCTGGTCCCAACGCTGGCCTGA
- a CDS encoding LysR family transcriptional regulator, whose product MQAKTRYLEGGSYFGVNLRDLQVFHVLAEARSMILAAERIGVTQSAVSQSVARLESWLETELVDRSSRPIRITHSGELLRQGVSEILESIQRTVEEVRLGSKGNIPIVRLGLVDSFATTAGPEIVKGLRERVDQLLIWSGISPVLAGQLLDRSLDIIVASDPMAEHPELARQILFREALVAAVPRHAAGRFHEMSLEAMCSELPLVRFTKRSQLGRMVEYYLSQRRLAPRKDLEFDASEAVLRMVSSGIGWTITTPLCLLQSHLKALDIEVLPLPPPLCFRRICVVYRPGELVQITQQIIELCHHCVETSILPSLKKLAPWPDVVSGDMQAGVSPSAVLPP is encoded by the coding sequence ATGCAAGCCAAGACACGGTATTTGGAGGGTGGCTCGTATTTCGGAGTAAACCTGAGGGACCTTCAGGTCTTTCATGTTCTTGCTGAGGCAAGAAGCATGATTCTGGCTGCCGAGCGGATCGGCGTCACGCAATCGGCCGTTTCGCAGTCGGTCGCGCGGCTTGAAAGCTGGCTCGAGACCGAGCTTGTGGATCGCTCGAGCCGCCCAATTCGGATTACACACTCGGGCGAATTGCTGCGACAAGGCGTATCCGAAATCCTGGAGAGCATTCAGCGAACGGTCGAGGAGGTGCGGCTAGGGTCGAAAGGCAATATTCCAATCGTGCGGTTGGGACTCGTTGACTCCTTCGCGACAACGGCGGGACCTGAGATTGTCAAAGGGCTCCGCGAGCGGGTCGACCAGCTTCTCATTTGGTCCGGAATTTCGCCCGTACTCGCGGGGCAATTGCTCGACCGCTCTTTGGACATCATCGTCGCGAGTGATCCCATGGCAGAGCATCCGGAATTGGCCCGCCAGATTTTGTTCCGCGAGGCGCTGGTCGCAGCCGTTCCTCGTCATGCGGCCGGTCGTTTCCATGAGATGTCGCTCGAAGCCATGTGCTCCGAATTGCCTCTCGTACGCTTCACCAAGCGGTCACAGCTAGGCAGGATGGTTGAATACTATCTCAGCCAACGCAGGCTGGCCCCGCGGAAGGATCTTGAGTTCGATGCCAGCGAAGCCGTCCTGCGCATGGTCTCGAGCGGCATCGGTTGGACCATTACAACGCCGCTCTGTTTGCTCCAGTCGCACTTGAAAGCGCTCGATATCGAAGTGCTTCCTCTGCCGCCACCGCTGTGTTTCCGCCGGATATGCGTTGTCTATCGTCCAGGTGAATTGGTGCAGATTACGCAACAAATCATCGAGCTTTGTCACCATTGCGTGGAAACTTCGATCCTCCCGAGTCTCAAAAAGCTTGCCCCCTGGCCGGACGTTGTGTCCGGCGACATGCAAGCAGGCGTGTCTCCATCCGCGGTGCTGCCTCCCTAG
- a CDS encoding MFS transporter — protein sequence MSIDRFSMSPSNADCCVEKTCVRPCAALPLSRQARRGEENLLKRQIKKFLEGAMVEVNVGSGIRFEDVPLRRFHLHAGFSACGGQFADGFELGIIGIAVAIAATPLHLTATWIGLLGAGALAGLFFGSLLTGVIADRYGRRWIFGYDMLFAAAISGAQYFASEPWQLLMLRFMLGMVLGADYVVSKSLVTELSPIRFRGRLLSVMAIAWAAGYSFSYVAGFFLQDLGPDAWRYMLLLSAGPAICIFLFRLGIPESPLWLMKRGRIEEAKWIVSAKLGQGIALPEPLIQVRKSGGEWAELFSKKWRTNAAVGAIFYACQVIPYFALGTFLPKILESLHVTDKYTGGLVYNVFLMLGAVLGMMVIDKMPRRVFLVGTFYLAAALLALLTLNALGSAGVVVVFGLFALVLSAAANLEFIYPPELFPTHLRASGVGLAVAASRIGSAMSTFLLPIIVQAYGVQVALGACVVVTLVGGVVCQLWAPETGKVSLGCIGDDAPMARASRSRYSEPTVVDVNDHATRST from the coding sequence GAGCAATGGTTGAAGTCAATGTAGGTTCGGGGATTAGGTTTGAAGATGTTCCCCTGCGACGGTTCCACCTTCACGCCGGGTTTAGCGCCTGTGGCGGACAGTTTGCCGACGGCTTCGAGCTCGGCATTATCGGTATCGCTGTTGCGATCGCGGCGACTCCGCTGCACTTGACGGCGACCTGGATCGGTTTGCTGGGCGCCGGCGCCTTGGCCGGATTGTTCTTCGGCAGCTTGCTCACGGGCGTGATTGCCGACCGCTATGGCCGACGATGGATATTCGGCTATGACATGCTCTTCGCAGCGGCGATCTCGGGCGCACAGTACTTCGCCTCCGAGCCGTGGCAGCTCCTGATGTTGCGCTTCATGCTGGGCATGGTGCTAGGGGCGGACTACGTGGTGAGCAAATCGCTGGTCACCGAACTCTCGCCCATTCGGTTTCGAGGCCGTCTCCTGAGCGTCATGGCGATCGCCTGGGCTGCCGGCTATTCATTTTCTTATGTCGCAGGCTTCTTTCTCCAGGACTTGGGACCCGACGCATGGCGCTACATGCTTCTTTTGAGCGCCGGTCCCGCCATCTGCATTTTCCTGTTCCGGCTGGGCATTCCGGAATCGCCTCTGTGGCTGATGAAGCGAGGGCGTATCGAGGAGGCAAAATGGATTGTGTCCGCGAAACTAGGGCAAGGAATTGCATTGCCCGAGCCGCTCATCCAGGTGCGCAAGTCGGGCGGGGAGTGGGCCGAACTGTTCTCGAAGAAATGGCGAACGAACGCTGCGGTTGGCGCCATATTCTATGCCTGTCAGGTGATTCCATACTTCGCGTTGGGAACATTCCTGCCGAAGATCTTGGAGTCGCTGCATGTCACCGATAAATATACGGGCGGCCTCGTCTACAATGTGTTCCTGATGTTGGGCGCCGTTCTGGGCATGATGGTCATCGACAAGATGCCGCGCCGGGTGTTTCTTGTCGGTACGTTCTATCTGGCCGCTGCGCTGCTGGCATTGCTGACACTCAATGCGCTTGGGTCCGCAGGGGTTGTTGTGGTCTTCGGCCTCTTTGCCCTCGTCCTGTCGGCGGCAGCCAACCTTGAGTTCATCTATCCGCCGGAATTGTTTCCAACTCACCTGAGGGCGTCGGGCGTCGGGCTGGCCGTGGCGGCAAGCCGGATTGGATCGGCGATGAGCACGTTCCTGCTGCCCATCATCGTCCAGGCTTACGGGGTACAGGTTGCCCTCGGCGCCTGCGTCGTCGTCACCCTCGTCGGAGGCGTGGTTTGCCAGCTATGGGCTCCTGAGACCGGAAAGGTGTCCCTTGGCTGTATCGGCGACGACGCGCCCATGGCACGCGCTTCGCGCTCGAGGTACAGTGAACCGACTGTGGTCGACGTCAACGATCACGCAACGCGATCGACCTGA
- a CDS encoding DUF3892 domain-containing protein, producing MASYRIDCVHKPNRMSPHEHITDVGGPKPEGGRWREKVENVVRFIENKQHRFYTQGGNSTAWVAVRKSPSGRKFIQTHADGVWNDNLLALDECST from the coding sequence ATGGCCAGTTATCGCATTGATTGTGTTCACAAGCCGAACCGTATGAGTCCGCATGAGCATATCACGGATGTCGGTGGACCCAAGCCCGAGGGAGGAAGATGGCGGGAGAAGGTGGAAAACGTTGTTCGTTTTATCGAGAACAAGCAGCACAGGTTCTACACGCAAGGCGGTAATTCGACCGCTTGGGTGGCCGTACGAAAAAGCCCCTCGGGACGCAAATTTATTCAGACCCATGCAGATGGGGTCTGGAATGACAATTTGCTTGCTCTCGACGAGTGCTCGACCTAG